Proteins from a genomic interval of Pseudodesulfovibrio nedwellii:
- a CDS encoding peptidoglycan-binding domain-containing protein, which translates to MRKYTVLTILVLFSLALTACKMDGLGSTPPPPPPKKVQTPEVIPVKQEQAPDDIKLVTSALLERLRGGKIAVENVTFDPAGRHAVGEKEFDYEGFDVQNVAVTGYETTVLNQGEVLVMLEGVFLFKDVINRRAGVYYAAQYVVTKRSVNITKSVVVGIPPDFPRVETFFVKEKTFKAVASTLTSYMDYYLFAIENAEPMTYGEDGSRTGIKSKYFIMTFCKDRLFQESSLAMKVTSRAYGAGTKLADAISINDSGWRILIAGGEFTPGSSKSRFYVGVTYKQDPTGYLPAVVVGEFANVKKDRTEAPPAPVAAVAAPAAPATASPAPASVAAPAPAIAAPAPAMAAPAPAIAAPAPAAIQSAPTDGPLGAGRAFLNPVFPEDVKVMQVRLRELGYYKGKIDQNFGPLTKQALDNFAVKYGFPKGQWSLGVQKALFKGTGL; encoded by the coding sequence ATGCGCAAATATACCGTTCTCACGATTCTGGTATTGTTCAGCCTTGCCCTGACCGCCTGCAAAATGGACGGTCTGGGTTCAACCCCTCCACCGCCTCCGCCTAAAAAGGTGCAGACGCCCGAAGTCATTCCCGTCAAACAGGAACAGGCTCCTGATGACATCAAGTTGGTTACCTCCGCTCTCCTCGAACGTCTTCGCGGTGGAAAAATCGCGGTAGAAAATGTCACCTTCGACCCTGCTGGCCGCCATGCCGTTGGTGAAAAGGAATTTGACTACGAAGGGTTTGACGTCCAAAACGTAGCCGTGACCGGTTACGAAACCACCGTGCTTAATCAGGGCGAGGTTCTGGTTATGCTCGAAGGTGTGTTCCTATTCAAAGATGTCATCAACCGTCGTGCAGGAGTCTACTACGCCGCCCAATACGTGGTGACGAAAAGATCCGTCAACATCACCAAATCCGTCGTGGTTGGCATTCCGCCAGACTTCCCAAGGGTCGAAACATTCTTCGTCAAGGAAAAAACATTCAAGGCTGTAGCCTCCACTCTGACCAGCTACATGGACTACTATCTGTTCGCCATCGAAAATGCCGAACCCATGACCTATGGCGAAGACGGTTCCCGAACCGGTATCAAATCCAAGTACTTCATCATGACCTTCTGTAAAGATCGGTTGTTCCAGGAATCTTCGCTGGCCATGAAAGTAACAAGCCGCGCATATGGTGCAGGCACGAAACTGGCCGACGCCATTTCCATCAATGACTCTGGTTGGCGTATCCTGATAGCTGGTGGCGAATTCACCCCCGGCTCCAGCAAGAGCAGATTCTACGTGGGTGTGACCTACAAACAAGACCCAACAGGCTATCTCCCAGCCGTGGTGGTCGGTGAGTTCGCCAACGTGAAAAAAGACCGCACCGAAGCTCCACCGGCTCCCGTTGCCGCAGTTGCCGCACCAGCCGCACCAGCCACAGCATCTCCGGCGCCAGCTTCTGTAGCAGCTCCTGCTCCAGCAATAGCGGCACCTGCTCCGGCAATGGCAGCTCCTGCCCCTGCAATAGCAGCACCCGCGCCAGCAGCGATACAATCCGCCCCTACAGATGGCCCATTAGGCGCTGGACGCGCGTTCCTTAATCCGGTCTTTCCGGAAGACGTCAAAGTCATGCAGGTCCGACTGAGAGAACTTGGCTACTACAAGGGCAAAATCGATCAGAACTTTGGCCCACTGACCAAACAAGCTCTGGATAACTTCGCCGTAAAATATGGCTTTCCCAAAGGACAATGGAGCCTCGGTGTCCAAAAGGCTCTGTTCAAGGGGACCGGACTATAA
- the fliP gene encoding flagellar type III secretion system pore protein FliP (The bacterial flagellar biogenesis protein FliP forms a type III secretion system (T3SS)-type pore required for flagellar assembly.), with product MRSNRGRITALILIALAGVLLPALAFGQAPTIPKLTMELAAGQADPAEVSTLLEILFLLTVLSMAPAIMLTMTSFTRIIIVFHFIRQAMGTQQMPPNQVLAGLAIFMTLVIMMPVGKAVNNTALQPYMNEQINFEEALNRAQVPIREFMFKHTREKDLSIFYSITKEDRPQTKEDVNTLMLIAAYTISELKTGFTIGFLIYIPFLILDMVVASILLAMGMMMLPPVMISLPFKILLFILIDGWNLLVGSLVNTFQ from the coding sequence ATGAGGAGTAACAGGGGCCGGATAACGGCACTCATCCTGATCGCTTTGGCAGGCGTTCTCCTCCCGGCTCTGGCTTTCGGTCAGGCTCCGACCATTCCCAAATTGACCATGGAACTAGCCGCAGGACAGGCCGACCCAGCGGAAGTGTCCACCCTGCTCGAAATTCTGTTCCTGCTCACTGTCCTGTCGATGGCTCCGGCGATCATGTTGACCATGACGTCATTCACCCGCATCATCATCGTCTTTCACTTCATTCGTCAGGCCATGGGAACGCAGCAGATGCCGCCCAACCAGGTATTGGCAGGGTTGGCCATATTCATGACACTGGTCATTATGATGCCCGTGGGCAAGGCTGTGAACAACACCGCGCTCCAGCCATACATGAACGAACAAATCAATTTTGAAGAAGCCTTGAACAGAGCACAGGTTCCCATTCGCGAATTCATGTTCAAGCATACCCGCGAAAAAGATCTATCCATTTTTTATTCGATCACCAAGGAAGACCGTCCCCAGACCAAAGAGGACGTGAACACCCTGATGCTGATTGCCGCCTACACCATTTCAGAGCTCAAAACCGGTTTCACCATCGGCTTCTTGATCTACATCCCGTTCCTGATTCTGGACATGGTCGTTGCTTCCATCCTACTCGCCATGGGTATGATGATGTTGCCGCCGGTCATGATTTCACTGCCATTTAAAATCTTGCTGTTTATTCTTATCGACGGCTGGAACCTGCTCGTGGGTTCTCTGGTCAACACGTTCCAGTGA
- the fliN gene encoding flagellar motor switch protein FliN, giving the protein MAEDQDKLAQEWADALLDGDGDASVDSDDPLGGLENITDPSDAGSADVGQDDEALADEWAAALADTEQEEVKHEKEQAFLSTQTHDYELPDMGPDAKAGSSSGKRDLDFILDIPLEVSAELGRTKLLINELLQLGQGSVVELNKLAGEPLEIYVNGKLVARGEAVVINEKFGIRLTDIISPIERVKQLG; this is encoded by the coding sequence ATGGCTGAAGATCAAGATAAACTTGCACAGGAATGGGCCGATGCCCTGCTGGATGGCGATGGCGACGCTTCCGTCGATTCTGATGATCCGCTTGGTGGACTAGAAAACATCACCGATCCTTCAGACGCAGGCAGTGCAGACGTTGGACAGGATGACGAAGCCCTTGCAGACGAGTGGGCAGCGGCCTTGGCCGACACCGAACAGGAAGAGGTCAAACATGAGAAGGAACAAGCTTTCCTTTCCACTCAGACTCATGACTACGAGCTCCCCGACATGGGACCGGATGCCAAAGCCGGAAGCTCTTCGGGCAAACGCGATCTGGACTTCATTCTGGATATCCCTCTGGAAGTTTCCGCTGAACTTGGTCGCACAAAATTGCTCATTAACGAGCTGCTCCAATTGGGACAGGGGTCAGTCGTGGAATTAAACAAACTGGCTGGCGAACCTCTTGAAATTTACGTCAACGGCAAACTGGTCGCACGCGGCGAGGCTGTTGTCATCAACGAAAAATTCGGCATCCGGCTGACGGACATCATCAGCCCCATCGAACGAGTAAAGCAACTTGGCTAA
- a CDS encoding OmpA/MotB family protein, which produces MGKKKKKEVCAPLALWLITFSDLMTLLLTFFVLLLTMASMDNAILTTVTLTTADLGLLDKRGSGRISVKERMVIDLMEKPWEVLDKKDRIKDLLFPDDVLPEEIDKSDLDKNLDVLAKPDGVALVFTDGILFSPGTSELSGKGQFLISRLVPMMTHTVAPINVAGYTDTSDNTETPLQLSGDRALAVLAYLVDLGVPNKRFSLSAYGGNFPVVNERGFPVESPKNRRVEILLKTARPIGGYQ; this is translated from the coding sequence ATGGGTAAAAAAAAGAAAAAGGAAGTCTGCGCACCTTTGGCGCTCTGGCTCATCACATTTTCGGACCTGATGACACTTCTGCTCACCTTTTTCGTATTACTCCTGACCATGGCCTCCATGGACAACGCCATTTTGACCACCGTAACCCTGACAACCGCCGACTTAGGCCTGCTAGACAAACGCGGCTCTGGCCGGATATCAGTCAAAGAACGAATGGTTATCGACCTCATGGAAAAACCATGGGAAGTGTTGGATAAAAAAGATCGCATCAAGGACCTGCTGTTCCCGGACGATGTCCTGCCCGAAGAAATCGACAAATCCGACCTCGACAAAAATCTTGATGTGCTTGCCAAACCCGACGGGGTCGCTCTCGTCTTCACCGACGGCATCCTTTTCTCCCCCGGCACCAGTGAACTGTCAGGCAAAGGGCAATTCCTCATTTCACGACTCGTTCCCATGATGACCCACACCGTGGCACCAATCAACGTAGCAGGCTATACCGACACGAGCGACAACACGGAAACCCCGCTGCAACTCTCGGGAGACCGGGCACTGGCCGTACTCGCGTATCTTGTGGACCTCGGCGTCCCGAACAAACGATTTTCGCTGTCAGCCTATGGCGGCAACTTCCCGGTGGTGAATGAGCGAGGATTCCCTGTGGAATCGCCCAAAAACCGACGTGTGGAAATATTGTTGAAGACTGCGCGCCCTATCGGTGGCTACCAGTAG
- a CDS encoding OmpA/MotB family protein: MAKKEKKIICEEIPPWMVTFADVMTLMLTFFILLVSMSTVDQRRKLVALGSIIGTFGFNEASYEVFSKKDNKKTVEPGPMDSGDLEPLKELKWENIDDDIDFRSNRFVQILSINARLLFGPDGSTLSQEGIDTLNGFLPMLQQVRYPLLLAGHTSTLRDELGLDYQPDNAQQNPDLSWRLSLNRSLAIYQYLLDNGLSPDMLRIEAFGKFRPHYPQNTVENRNRNRRVDIVLDKRSNQLGEQIIQAAPVEEKRTDTLKVDGFEFDVSTPQELE; encoded by the coding sequence ATGGCCAAGAAAGAAAAAAAAATCATCTGCGAAGAGATCCCCCCCTGGATGGTCACGTTCGCGGACGTCATGACGCTGATGCTGACGTTCTTCATCCTGCTGGTCTCCATGTCCACCGTGGACCAACGGCGCAAACTCGTGGCCCTTGGTTCCATCATCGGCACATTCGGCTTCAACGAAGCCAGTTACGAAGTATTCTCCAAAAAAGACAATAAGAAGACTGTTGAACCCGGCCCCATGGATTCAGGCGACCTTGAGCCACTCAAAGAACTCAAGTGGGAAAATATTGACGACGACATCGACTTCCGTTCCAACCGGTTCGTCCAAATTCTGAGTATCAACGCCAGACTCCTCTTCGGGCCGGATGGTTCCACCCTGTCTCAGGAAGGCATTGACACCCTCAACGGTTTTCTGCCCATGTTACAACAGGTGCGCTACCCGTTGCTTCTCGCCGGGCACACCTCAACACTCCGAGATGAGCTCGGCCTTGATTATCAACCCGACAACGCTCAACAGAACCCAGATCTTTCCTGGCGACTCTCTCTGAACCGTTCTCTTGCCATCTATCAATACCTGCTGGACAACGGCTTAAGTCCTGACATGCTCAGGATAGAGGCCTTTGGTAAATTTCGTCCCCATTATCCACAAAACACCGTAGAGAATCGCAATCGAAACCGGCGTGTGGACATTGTCCTGGACAAACGCTCCAACCAATTGGGCGAACAAATTATCCAAGCCGCTCCCGTTGAAGAAAAGCGCACCGACACCTTAAAGGTGGACGGATTTGAATTCGATGTCTCCACCCCGCAGGAATTGGAATAG
- the fliO gene encoding flagellar biosynthetic protein FliO has translation MANTTVVETVATPMQLPAVDSGTTILTTAGYLFLLLGVIFLAYYLLKRLGVPAAFTSGQNGPRLISRLMLGNRQSVAVVRYRDKDLLLGVTDNGISLLSEEEADNSQQGPITPVKSFAAFLKGSTDNEE, from the coding sequence TTGGCTAACACGACCGTCGTAGAAACAGTGGCAACACCAATGCAATTGCCAGCCGTGGATTCCGGGACAACCATCCTGACCACTGCCGGTTATCTGTTTCTTTTGCTCGGCGTCATTTTTCTGGCCTACTACCTACTCAAACGATTAGGTGTCCCTGCCGCATTTACATCCGGTCAAAACGGACCGCGCCTGATCAGCCGACTCATGCTCGGCAATCGTCAATCTGTGGCCGTAGTCCGATACCGCGACAAGGACTTATTGCTTGGTGTGACCGACAACGGCATATCTCTGCTCAGTGAAGAAGAAGCGGACAATTCGCAACAAGGACCTATCACACCAGTAAAAAGCTTTGCAGCATTCCTGAAAGGGAGCACCGACAATGAGGAGTAA
- a CDS encoding flagellar basal body-associated FliL family protein: MADEELTQEEGKKKGGMLKWIIILVVLIALGVGGYFGYTMFFAAPDEDATSEEMADAQAPLEDLEGQLVPLPVFLVNLADPLGRRYLKLGVEVEVRDADAQAALAKYEAKVKDTLLLLLSSKSYDGLSTMKAKVELKQEIADRLNQILGNGSVLRVYITEMVIQ; encoded by the coding sequence ATGGCTGATGAAGAACTGACGCAGGAAGAAGGGAAAAAGAAAGGCGGAATGCTCAAGTGGATCATCATCCTCGTGGTGCTGATAGCTCTGGGTGTTGGCGGATACTTCGGATATACCATGTTTTTTGCCGCGCCAGATGAAGATGCCACCAGTGAAGAAATGGCCGACGCACAGGCCCCTCTGGAAGACTTGGAAGGGCAACTCGTCCCACTACCGGTTTTCCTGGTGAACCTTGCCGATCCGCTTGGTCGCAGATACCTGAAGCTCGGTGTTGAAGTTGAAGTTCGTGATGCCGACGCGCAAGCTGCTCTGGCAAAGTATGAAGCCAAGGTCAAAGACACCCTGCTTTTACTGCTTTCAAGCAAGTCGTATGACGGACTCTCCACCATGAAAGCCAAAGTAGAACTCAAACAGGAAATAGCTGACAGGCTAAACCAGATTCTCGGAAATGGCAGTGTGCTCAGAGTCTACATAACAGAAATGGTTATCCAATAG
- a CDS encoding motility protein A yields MDLGTIIGIVLSFGLVLSAIMTGSSLIIFVSVPSLLIVVGGTIGAGLVNYPMNYVIGVVGVIKNTFFSSLDAPSEVIERFKDYANRARREGILSLEPLIKEIDDDYMRKGLQLTVDGLEPQTIQEILETEISYLGERHATGADVVAALGTLAPAMGMIGTVIGLVQMLQTMSDPSSIGPAMAVALLTTLYGAIIANLVLNPMAGKLKARSKEEILLREMIMEGILSISKGENPRIIEEKLNSYLPPKDRIVSE; encoded by the coding sequence ATGGATCTAGGAACCATAATTGGCATTGTTCTCTCATTCGGACTGGTGCTGTCGGCTATCATGACAGGTTCCAGCCTGATCATTTTCGTTTCCGTGCCGTCACTGCTTATTGTTGTGGGCGGTACCATCGGTGCCGGTCTGGTCAACTACCCCATGAATTACGTCATCGGCGTTGTTGGGGTTATCAAAAACACATTCTTTTCCAGCCTAGATGCGCCGTCTGAAGTCATCGAACGATTCAAGGATTACGCCAACCGCGCCCGCCGTGAAGGAATCCTCTCTCTGGAACCGCTCATCAAGGAAATCGACGACGATTACATGCGCAAAGGATTGCAGCTCACCGTTGACGGCCTGGAACCTCAGACTATCCAGGAAATTCTGGAAACCGAGATTTCATACCTTGGTGAACGACATGCCACAGGTGCGGATGTCGTGGCAGCCCTCGGCACACTGGCTCCGGCCATGGGAATGATCGGTACTGTCATCGGTCTGGTACAGATGCTTCAAACGATGTCTGACCCGTCTTCCATCGGCCCAGCCATGGCTGTCGCCTTACTGACCACCTTGTACGGTGCAATCATAGCGAACCTCGTCCTCAATCCCATGGCAGGAAAACTCAAAGCTCGAAGCAAAGAAGAAATCCTGCTCCGTGAAATGATTATGGAAGGGATTCTTTCCATTTCAAAAGGCGAAAACCCGCGCATCATCGAGGAAAAATTAAACAGCTACCTGCCTCCCAAGGACAGAATCGTTTCGGAATAG
- the fliQ gene encoding flagellar biosynthesis protein FliQ has protein sequence MTPEFVVGFARQAIEMTLIISLPMLGIGMVVGIIISIIQAATQIQEMTLTMVPKIVAIFLALLIAFPWIMDKMASYTTNLFLNLPNYIK, from the coding sequence ATGACTCCGGAATTTGTGGTCGGCTTTGCCCGACAAGCCATTGAGATGACCTTGATCATTTCCCTCCCCATGCTCGGTATCGGCATGGTGGTCGGTATTATCATTTCCATCATTCAGGCTGCCACTCAAATTCAGGAAATGACCTTGACCATGGTCCCGAAAATTGTCGCAATCTTTCTAGCCCTACTTATCGCCTTCCCATGGATCATGGATAAAATGGCATCCTATACAACAAATCTTTTTCTGAATCTGCCCAATTATATCAAATAA
- a CDS encoding TolB family protein: MTKQLSFSRYSPFLFIACIMATIFFAQPIFAYPLFRSIDIQPPQGQTLKDWIGSFSPDESPTTIPVLEPLPGALVPANAASPIIRWKDALNTTWLIPLSTNGTSLCRGVMDTPYWIPNQLLWEQIKSAAGNAPVQVSVNGISSTGTLNTKGETSFAISEDPVGSHIGFLRKRLPFKKAKDNPHDSQMAVGDLSSFAKPRIVLQDQPICFNCHAYSANGKSYGMDMDYKGDKGGYVLVDISKTVSITDDNVISWNDYKAPGPSKYSMGLFTAFSPNGRYAASTVGESSAFIMLDDLHFSQMFYPATGVIAYYDRTTEQVLPLSGADNIEAVQTNPTFSADGRRVTFARASVKPALVADIEAGRLRKEDPSQTILDTNEKYPMQFDLYSVPFNNGTGGTASPVKGASENGMSNFFPRYSPDGKWLVFTQCKTGLVLQPDSRLVIVPAEGGIPRVLKANMNLMNSWHSWSPNSRWLAFSSKGNSPYTEIYLTHIDEDGKSSPALRLFRFSHSELAAMVPEFVPDNSVIQRTMGLADPEGAKGNSMATDGR, from the coding sequence ATGACGAAACAACTGAGCTTCTCCCGGTATTCTCCCTTTCTTTTCATTGCTTGCATAATGGCAACTATCTTCTTCGCTCAGCCAATATTTGCATATCCCCTCTTCCGATCAATTGATATCCAGCCTCCTCAGGGACAAACCCTCAAAGACTGGATAGGATCCTTCTCGCCCGACGAATCGCCCACCACAATTCCCGTACTTGAGCCTCTGCCCGGAGCCTTGGTCCCGGCGAATGCGGCATCGCCCATAATCCGCTGGAAAGACGCCTTGAACACCACATGGCTCATCCCCCTGTCAACAAACGGCACCTCCTTATGCCGTGGTGTCATGGACACTCCATACTGGATTCCAAACCAACTTCTCTGGGAACAGATCAAATCCGCTGCCGGAAACGCACCGGTCCAAGTATCGGTAAACGGCATAAGCTCAACCGGTACACTCAATACCAAAGGAGAAACCTCCTTCGCCATATCTGAAGATCCAGTTGGCTCGCATATCGGATTCCTTCGAAAGCGGCTACCTTTCAAAAAAGCCAAAGACAATCCACACGATAGCCAGATGGCTGTTGGCGACCTTTCGTCCTTCGCCAAACCACGGATAGTGTTGCAGGATCAGCCCATCTGCTTCAACTGCCACGCTTATTCAGCTAACGGAAAGTCCTATGGTATGGATATGGATTACAAAGGCGACAAGGGTGGATATGTCTTGGTAGACATATCAAAAACGGTTTCAATCACTGACGACAATGTCATCTCCTGGAACGATTACAAGGCCCCCGGTCCCTCCAAATACAGCATGGGCCTGTTCACCGCATTTTCTCCAAATGGCCGTTATGCAGCCTCTACTGTGGGCGAATCCTCAGCGTTCATCATGCTTGACGACCTTCATTTCTCCCAAATGTTTTATCCGGCCACTGGGGTAATCGCATACTACGACCGCACAACAGAACAAGTTCTGCCATTGAGTGGCGCGGATAATATTGAAGCGGTGCAGACCAATCCGACATTCTCCGCAGATGGTCGCCGGGTGACGTTTGCCAGAGCTTCAGTCAAACCAGCCCTTGTGGCTGACATCGAAGCAGGCAGACTCCGCAAGGAAGATCCCTCCCAGACTATTCTCGATACCAATGAAAAATATCCCATGCAGTTTGATCTTTATTCCGTCCCTTTCAACAACGGGACAGGAGGCACAGCCTCCCCGGTTAAAGGGGCATCAGAGAACGGAATGAGCAACTTCTTTCCCCGATATTCACCGGACGGGAAATGGCTCGTATTCACTCAATGCAAAACAGGACTGGTGCTCCAACCCGATAGTCGATTGGTCATTGTCCCCGCAGAAGGGGGAATTCCCCGCGTGCTCAAGGCTAATATGAACCTGATGAACTCCTGGCACAGTTGGTCTCCCAATTCTCGTTGGCTCGCCTTTTCATCAAAAGGCAACTCACCGTATACGGAAATTTATCTCACACACATTGATGAAGATGGGAAATCCAGCCCGGCCCTGCGCCTGTTTCGGTTCAGTCATTCGGAACTGGCAGCCATGGTCCCGGAATTCGTGCCGGACAACAGCGTAATACAAAGGACCATGGGACTTGCCGACCCGGAGGGGGCAAAGGGTAATTCCATGGCTACAGACGGCAGATAA